Proteins from a genomic interval of Treponema succinifaciens DSM 2489:
- the metE gene encoding 5-methyltetrahydropteroyltriglutamate--homocysteine S-methyltransferase, which translates to MSKTRISVIGYPRIGSLRELKFASEKYFAKEISQEELNKVAHELKLSNWHTQKNDGIDFISSNDFSFYDGMLDTAFMLGAIPERYKKLGLSKLDTFFAMARGYQEGGNDVTALPMKKWFNTNYHYIVPEFDDSTELALDATKILEEFNEAKETGTETKINVIGPYTFLKLAHYKGTKNLCAYAEKAANLYKELLAKAAEAGAKWVQIEEPALVHDTTADDRVLFEKLYKIVLDEKKLSVLLETYFGDIRDSYKTVTELPFDAIGLDFIEGKETLNLLQKEGFPKDKILFAGVVNGKNIWKNNYAKTIELVNKIKAATEAEVVLSTSCSLLHVPYTIRNEIKLSSDILKHFSFAREKLFELTDLSRIIDGKDPNSNLFNRNQDLFKNERVQENSVLASKINGLGEKDYTRLPAFEEREEIQKNALNLPLFPTTTIGSFPQTKDVRANRSAFKKDQITAGQYKEFNKNKIAECIKLQEELGLDVLVHGEYERNDMVEYFGENLEGFLFTEKAWVQSYGTRCVKPPVVWGDVSRKSAITVEWSTFAQSCTSAPVKGMLTGPVTILNWSFPREDISLKTQVLQIALAIREEVLDLEKNGIKIIQIDEAALREKLPLRHSDWHTEYLDWAIPAFRLVHSGVRPETQIHTHMCYSEFNDIIKDIDNMDADVITFEASRGDLTILSALKENNFRTQVGPGVYDIHSPRVPTVEEIVSAVKKMENYVPKQKLWINPDCGLKTRGEKETVASLKNLVAAAKIVRNE; encoded by the coding sequence TTAAATTCGCCTCTGAAAAATATTTTGCAAAAGAAATTTCTCAGGAAGAATTGAACAAAGTCGCCCATGAGCTTAAGCTTTCAAACTGGCACACTCAGAAAAACGACGGAATTGATTTTATTTCTTCAAACGACTTTTCTTTTTATGACGGAATGCTCGACACTGCCTTTATGCTTGGAGCTATTCCGGAAAGATACAAAAAACTCGGACTTTCAAAACTCGACACGTTCTTTGCGATGGCGCGCGGCTATCAGGAAGGCGGAAACGACGTTACGGCTCTTCCAATGAAAAAATGGTTCAATACAAACTACCACTACATTGTGCCGGAATTTGACGACAGCACTGAACTTGCTTTGGACGCAACAAAAATTCTTGAAGAATTCAACGAGGCAAAAGAAACAGGCACAGAGACAAAAATAAATGTAATCGGTCCATACACATTCCTTAAGCTTGCGCACTATAAGGGAACAAAAAATTTATGCGCCTATGCGGAAAAAGCCGCAAATCTTTACAAGGAGCTTCTGGCGAAAGCTGCGGAAGCCGGCGCAAAATGGGTTCAGATTGAAGAGCCTGCCCTTGTTCATGACACAACAGCCGACGACAGAGTTCTTTTTGAAAAACTCTACAAAATCGTGCTTGACGAAAAAAAACTGAGCGTACTTCTTGAGACATATTTCGGCGACATCCGCGACAGCTACAAGACTGTCACAGAACTTCCGTTCGATGCCATAGGACTTGATTTTATAGAAGGAAAAGAAACTTTGAATCTTCTTCAGAAAGAAGGTTTCCCTAAGGACAAAATTCTTTTTGCCGGTGTTGTAAACGGAAAAAACATCTGGAAAAACAACTACGCAAAAACAATTGAACTTGTGAACAAAATCAAGGCGGCCACAGAAGCGGAAGTAGTTCTTTCAACCTCATGCTCGCTGCTCCACGTTCCTTACACAATCAGAAACGAAATCAAACTTTCAAGCGATATTCTAAAGCACTTTTCTTTTGCGCGCGAAAAACTATTTGAGCTTACAGATCTTTCCCGGATTATCGACGGAAAAGACCCTAATTCAAATCTTTTTAACAGAAACCAGGATTTGTTCAAGAACGAACGCGTCCAGGAAAATTCTGTGCTTGCCTCAAAAATCAACGGACTTGGCGAAAAGGACTACACTCGTCTTCCTGCATTTGAAGAACGCGAGGAAATCCAGAAAAATGCCCTGAACCTGCCGCTGTTCCCTACAACAACAATCGGCTCATTTCCGCAGACAAAAGATGTTCGCGCAAACCGCAGCGCATTCAAAAAAGACCAGATTACAGCCGGGCAGTACAAGGAATTCAACAAAAACAAGATTGCGGAATGCATTAAGCTTCAGGAAGAGCTTGGTCTTGACGTTCTTGTTCACGGCGAATACGAACGAAACGACATGGTTGAATACTTTGGCGAAAACCTTGAAGGATTCCTCTTTACAGAAAAAGCGTGGGTTCAGTCTTACGGAACACGCTGCGTAAAACCGCCGGTAGTATGGGGCGACGTTTCAAGAAAATCAGCCATCACAGTTGAATGGTCGACATTTGCGCAGAGCTGCACAAGCGCTCCGGTAAAAGGAATGTTAACAGGACCGGTAACAATCTTGAACTGGTCATTCCCGCGCGAGGACATCAGCCTAAAGACACAAGTTCTGCAGATTGCGCTTGCAATCCGGGAAGAAGTTCTTGACCTTGAAAAGAACGGAATCAAAATCATCCAGATTGATGAAGCCGCATTGCGCGAAAAACTTCCGCTGCGACATTCAGACTGGCACACAGAATACCTTGACTGGGCAATCCCGGCGTTCCGCCTTGTACATTCCGGCGTAAGACCAGAAACCCAGATTCATACACACATGTGCTACAGCGAATTCAACGACATTATCAAAGACATTGACAACATGGACGCGGACGTAATCACATTTGAAGCAAGCCGCGGAGACCTTACAATTCTTTCCGCTCTTAAGGAAAACAATTTCCGCACGCAGGTTGGCCCGGGCGTTTACGACATCCACAGCCCTCGCGTTCCAACCGTAGAAGAAATCGTTTCTGCCGTTAAAAAAATGGAAAATTACGTTCCGAAACAGAAGCTCTGGATAAATCCGGACTGCGGACTCAAGACCCGCGGCGAAAAAGAAACAGTTGCCAGCCTTAAAAACCTTGTTGCCGCCGCAAAAATCGTAAGGAACGAATAG
- a CDS encoding phage tail protein: MSDDSKLRAYLFTVEIDGIETARFQKCEGLEAETYVYEVEEGGLNHTTRKFRGRTRFPNLILEKGITENDSLFNWFKETCLENKKLERKNGSVVLKDTEGNEVKRWNFFRAFPCRWIGPKLVTNLGSDFAVERIEIAHEGIEVDNDSESQENDNWFHIGKNMSEETNFIGTEESSADELEDNNIPQLNGSADQFATNMEDLVGTPYVWGGNTPENGGMDCSGSIIYGLNKMGNDILDQSASDLYNNYTEPATGNVQRGDLRFLRDSDGNITHVQTITDVNGTRVNASGGPENSIENPGIIELLDPPLPTSGDIRRLHF, translated from the coding sequence ATGTCAGATGATTCAAAACTAAGGGCTTACTTGTTTACTGTGGAGATTGACGGAATAGAGACAGCGAGGTTCCAGAAATGCGAGGGGCTTGAGGCTGAGACCTATGTCTATGAAGTTGAAGAGGGAGGCCTGAACCACACCACAAGAAAGTTCAGGGGAAGGACTCGGTTTCCAAATTTAATCCTTGAGAAAGGGATAACTGAGAACGACTCGCTTTTCAACTGGTTCAAGGAGACGTGCCTTGAGAACAAGAAGCTGGAAAGAAAGAACGGGTCAGTGGTGCTAAAAGACACAGAAGGAAACGAAGTGAAAAGATGGAATTTCTTCCGTGCCTTTCCATGCCGGTGGATAGGACCAAAACTGGTTACAAATCTTGGGAGCGACTTTGCGGTTGAAAGAATAGAGATAGCGCACGAAGGAATTGAAGTTGATAATGATTCTGAATCGCAAGAAAACGATAATTGGTTTCATATTGGGAAGAATATGTCTGAAGAAACGAATTTTATTGGAACAGAAGAATCTTCTGCAGATGAATTGGAAGATAATAATATTCCGCAGTTAAATGGTAGTGCAGATCAATTTGCAACAAATATGGAAGACTTAGTGGGAACTCCCTATGTTTGGGGAGGAAATACTCCTGAAAATGGTGGTATGGATTGTTCCGGATCCATAATCTATGGACTCAATAAAATGGGTAATGATATACTAGATCAATCAGCTAGTGATTTATATAATAATTATACTGAACCTGCTACTGGAAATGTGCAACGAGGTGATTTGCGATTTTTAAGAGATTCTGATGGAAATATTACACATGTCCAGACAATAACAGATGTAAATGGAACTAGAGTTAATGCAAGTGGTGGACCGGAAAATAGCATAGAAAATCCAGGGATTATAGAATTACTAGATCCGCCTTTGCCAACATCAGGTGATATTAGACGATTACATTTTTAG
- a CDS encoding phage tail protein: MSDDSKLRAYLFTVEIDGIETARFQKCEGLEAETYVYEVEEGGLNHNTRKFRGRTRFPNLILEKGITENDSLFNWFKETCLENKKLERKNGSVALKDTEGNEVKRWNFFRAFPCRWIGPKLVTNLGSDFAVERIGIAHEGVEVDNDLAEVSYGIATPVGKTWNDAQYVTSVWGKRNSFIVDNGEKTLSGHNGMDFAAPQGTRINAVKSGTVSKVENDEKNIHGYGKYIVITHEDGTSTLYAHQSKIIVYEGETVEAGEKIGEVGKTGKVTGPHLHLGYDGNKNGKFTNSEQLDDPAKLLYSDGN, encoded by the coding sequence ATGTCAGATGATTCAAAACTAAGAGCCTACTTGTTCACTGTGGAAATCGACGGAATAGAGACAGCGAGGTTCCAGAAATGCGAGGGGCTTGAGGCTGAGACCTATGTCTATGAAGTTGAAGAGGGAGGCCTGAACCACAACACAAGAAAGTTCAGGGGAAGGACGCGGTTTCCAAATTTAATCCTTGAGAAAGGGATAACTGAGAACGACTCGCTTTTCAACTGGTTCAAGGAGACGTGCCTTGAGAACAAGAAGCTGGAAAGAAAGAACGGGTCAGTGGCGCTAAAAGACACAGAAGGAAACGAAGTGAAAAGATGGAATTTCTTCCGTGCCTTTCCCTGCCGCTGGATAGGACCGAAGCTGGTGACAAATCTTGGGAGCGACTTTGCGGTTGAAAGAATAGGGATAGCGCACGAAGGTGTCGAAGTTGATAATGATTTGGCAGAAGTTAGCTATGGTATAGCAACTCCAGTTGGCAAAACTTGGAATGATGCTCAGTACGTTACAAGTGTTTGGGGAAAACGAAATTCATTTATTGTAGATAACGGTGAGAAAACTTTATCTGGTCATAATGGAATGGATTTTGCAGCTCCTCAAGGGACAAGAATAAATGCAGTAAAATCAGGTACAGTTAGTAAAGTCGAAAATGATGAAAAAAATATTCATGGTTATGGTAAATATATTGTAATTACTCATGAAGACGGAACAAGTACCTTATATGCTCATCAAAGTAAAATAATTGTTTATGAAGGAGAAACTGTTGAGGCAGGAGAAAAAATAGGAGAAGTCGGAAAAACGGGTAAAGTAACAGGTCCGCATTTGCATCTTGGTTATGATGGAAATAAAAATGGAAAATTTACTAATAGCGAACAACTCGATGATCCAGCTAAATTATTATATTCGGATGGTAATTAA
- a CDS encoding DUF4097 family beta strand repeat-containing protein produces MKIIFLLILLSFGIIYAESFTNTQKFDKNSIRNLSISLKYESLYISNTKGNEIFITIEANKQGLLPEIIVQNDCFAVKTVADKPLDNFLCDVNIFIPDNYDLNSLFIENNMGKTNIENTSAKLMKIETEGQNNYSNLNADSFELNDMGDSNSIIKNLNCNYFKINRFMGKTQLSLKHPPLTESSIRAKNGEIEISLEENESYSFFVKSFNSKLINRFNNTETAYIRDGKKIVQNKGSSFINIQTHTGNIILARD; encoded by the coding sequence ATGAAAATTATCTTTCTTTTAATACTACTTAGTTTTGGAATAATTTATGCAGAAAGTTTTACGAATACTCAAAAGTTTGATAAAAATTCTATAAGAAACCTCAGCATTTCTTTGAAGTACGAGAGCTTGTATATTTCAAATACAAAGGGAAATGAAATATTTATCACCATTGAAGCAAATAAACAAGGCTTGCTTCCTGAAATCATTGTTCAGAATGATTGTTTTGCGGTAAAAACTGTGGCAGATAAACCTTTGGATAATTTTTTGTGTGATGTAAATATCTTTATTCCTGACAATTATGATTTAAATTCATTGTTTATAGAAAATAATATGGGGAAGACAAATATAGAAAATACCAGTGCGAAATTGATGAAAATTGAGACAGAAGGACAAAACAACTATAGCAATCTTAATGCCGATTCTTTTGAGCTGAATGATATGGGAGATAGTAACAGTATTATCAAAAATTTGAACTGCAATTATTTTAAAATAAACAGATTTATGGGAAAGACTCAGTTATCTCTAAAACATCCTCCTTTAACTGAATCAAGCATAAGGGCTAAAAATGGAGAAATAGAAATTTCTTTAGAGGAAAATGAGAGTTATTCTTTCTTTGTAAAGTCTTTTAATTCAAAATTAATAAACCGATTTAACAACACTGAGACAGCTTATATTCGTGATGGAAAGAAGATAGTTCAAAATAAAGGAAGCTCCTTTATAAATATTCAAACCCACACTGGAAACATAATTTTAGCAAGAGATTGA
- a CDS encoding YolA family protein, producing the protein MPQAMPLQEVRVIGVCSEKSKGEWEEIKKGQSMTRHSHGGSFLRIATVDIGYGHSGVEKMNSSQLKQYDSSIETDSSGIAFAFIKYWNADGYNGGNFTYENDTLTGTYCTKSTRLLIQS; encoded by the coding sequence ATGCCGCAAGCTATGCCATTACAAGAAGTTAGAGTGATAGGTGTTTGCTCTGAAAAATCAAAGGGTGAATGGGAAGAAATAAAAAAAGGTCAATCAATGACTCGTCACTCTCATGGTGGCTCTTTTTTACGAATTGCTACTGTTGACATTGGATATGGACATTCTGGTGTTGAAAAAATGAATTCATCCCAATTAAAACAATATGATAGCTCTATAGAAACAGATAGCTCAGGAATTGCCTTTGCGTTTATAAAATATTGGAATGCAGATGGATATAATGGTGGAAATTTTACATACGAAAATGATACATTGACCGGAACTTATTGTACAAAATCGACACGTTTGTTAATACAGTCATAA